The window TCATCGGCAGTGCAACCTGCACCAGTTCCGGGGACAGGCCATAGCCAAAATCGAAGCGGTTAGGCACCAGGTAATCCAGATGGCGCGCTCCCAGCAAACGCAAAGCACGAATCGCCAACGCCGTGCTGCTGGCACCATCGACATCAAAATCGCCAACCACCAGTAAGCGCTTCTGCTGCGTCACCACCGGCAATAACAGCTCGACTGCAGCGGTGATGCCTTTCAGCAAAGAAAATGGCAACAGCCCCTGCAAACTGAGCTCCAGTTGTGCGGCATCGGCAATACCACGGGCAGCATAAACACGCTGCAGTACCGGATGCACGCCGGGCAACTGCAACCCGGCAGAGAAAGAGCGCTGACTGATCTGAACCATGAATTATCGTCTGAAAAAGAGGTGAACCTGCGTGCATAAGCACAGAGAAAGAACTGAGGCCGGCAGTTTACCAGCCCCGGTCTTGCTTGTCCGGCTGGCAGCGGGAGAATGGAGCGGCTACTCCTGTGGTCTTACCCGCACAAAACGGGCAAAGCGCGGCAGGCCATGCTCAGTCAGACCGTTATAAGAAAACGTTACCTGTGCACCGAGCGGTGGCGGCGAAAAACGCTCATCATCGCTGAAGCCGGTGCCAAGACGAAATTCACGGCCATCGGCAGTACGCACCACCAAAGCCCCTAATGCACCGCGGTATTTGCCCTCGCCGGGAACATAGCCCACCACTTCCGCCTCGCCATCTTCACTGAGTTTCAGCTTTAATAAATCGTCACTGCGCGCTACCTGATACAGTGACTGACTGCGGCGCAGCATTAAACCTTCACCACCGGCAGCGGTAATCATCTGCAGTTTTTTTTCCAGCTCCTGCTCACTGCCGATTTTAGTCTGGTCGAGAACTTTAAGCTGCGGGTTCGCCTGCTGCGCAACCAGAGTGCGTAATACCCATAAGCGTTCGGTAAAAGGTGCGGCCATCTGCGGCAGATCGAACACCATGTATTTTACTTTCATCCAGTCTTCGTCATCCGCCTGATGGCGTCTGACCAGACCACTGACAAAAGAAAACTGCCCGCGTCCGGCCCATAATTCGCCATCCAGAGGATTTTTAGGTAGCGCAGAAAGAAACCAGGCCGGCGCATTAACCGGCCGGCCACTGCGGGTTAACAGCTGCCTGCCATTCCAGTAGGCGCGCACGCCATCGAGTTTTTCACTGACATAATACTGGCTGACATCAATGCCCTTGTTGTACACCTTGGCCAACATCAGCGGTGGCGGAATCAGTTCCGATGCCACGACCAGTTGTGGCCACAGGCTCACCAATAACAACAGAGTCAGTACAATTGTATTTTCCATGGGCAGTCCTCCCTGAACGCACCATTGGTCTTCACTGCAATGCCGTCAATCAAGCAATTGCTCAGGCTAAATACCAGCCTTTTGCAGTGATTTTCAGACTTTCAGACGAGATGCTGACGGCTCTGTGCTTGACACCTGCAGCCTGAACCTTAATCCTTGCCTGTCATTTATTGATGTTTCGGTTATGCGATTTTATTTACTTGGCCTTGGCAGCAACATCGATCCTGAGCAGCATATGCTGCAGGCGCGTGAAGCATTAGCCTCTCTGGGCACACTCTGCGCTCAATCACCGGTACTGAGAAGCGCGCCAGTCGGCGATACCTTTCATTTTGAATTTAAAAATCAATTATTGATTCTGTCGTCAGAATTATTACCCGGACCGCTGAAGCAACGACTGCAGAAAATTGAAGTGGACCTTGGCCGTGAGCCTAAAAACCCGTCGCGAAAAATAAAAGACCGCACAATTGATATCGATATTCTAGCGATGGCGGCCAGCGCAGCGGAGTGTCGCAATACGCCGCTGGAAGAAAGTTATTACCGCGAATTGCAGCAATTATGGCATCAGGAAGAAAACGTCTGATCGTAACGGTTGGCAACAAAGCGCCCGCCATCGACACGCATCACCGAACCGGTCACCGCCTCAGCCTGCAGTAAATAATCGCAGGCCTGAACAATTGCACTATAGCCCAGCTCTTCACCGATCAGCGATTGCGACAGCACTTTTTTGCGGTACGCCTCATCATGCTCAGGTAAAAACTGAATCGGCCCGGGCTGAATCACATTGACCCGCACTCTGCCGGCCAGACGCTGCGCCATACTCAGGGCAAAATTCTGCAACCCGGCTTTTGCGGCGCAATAAGCGGAAAAACGCTGATTGGGAATATCGGCATAAATATCACTGATACACACCATCGATGCGCCCGGATTCCATATACTGTTCAGCGCTTCGCTAATCAGCGCCGGTGCCAGTACATGAACGCGCTGGTGCATTTCATGATGGGCAATCAGATCACTGGCGGCGGCATCGGGTACAAAGCAGGAAGCATTATGAATAACCGCATCAAAATTACCCAGTGCCGGTAATTTAAGGGCCAGCTGACGGATATCTTCACTGTCGGCCAGATTCGCCTGCAGACAGGTCAGCGCCGGATGAGCGGCTAATTCATTCGCGCTGTTGTAGTGCGCAACAACCTGCCAGCCCTGTGCCAGATAATGCTCGGCCAGAACTTTCCCCAAACGCCGGCCGGCTCCGGTAATCAGAATACGTTTGCTCATGATTTTTCCACGCACAAAAACAACAAAGCCGGTACGTTAACCGGCTTTATTGCAGCTGTCACGAATGTGTGAAATTACTCTGCGTGCAGTACACGTTCATAACTGAAGTGCGCTCTGACTTTTTCCGCATCGTTAAAAGGTAAATTGCGGTTTTTACGCGACAGCCACAGCTGAATACCGTCGTCGTAATGCGGCGATGCCGGATTACCGGACTGCCCGCCGGCGACAATCAGATTCAGCGGTTCCGGCTGGCTGAAATCGACGATCATACGCATCGCCGGAATATTCCAGACGGCATAATCCGAGCCTAAATCGTAGCCTGCCACATTCAGCGTATTACGGTTACCACCAGCCGGATACGGTCCGCGGTCGGTATATTCCGCCAGACTTTCCACCGCCGCGGCTTTCAGACCGGAGAGAAACGGCAGCATATGCGTGGTTTCAGTTTGCCAGTGATAAAACGCCAGATCTCCCCAGCGCCACTGGCTGTCATCACTACCCAATTGCTGTTGCAGATAAGGCCAGGTCGCCGCCAGTGCGCGGGCAATAATCTGCCCCGGTAATTCGTTATCAGCGGTATTGATATCATCCCAGAACGGTGCCCAGTTGCTGCCTTGTGTGCGCCCAAGTAAATGATCCTGATAACCGGAATAAGCACGGCCATTCATCGCCAGAAAGGCCTGCCACAGCTGGCCGTCTTCCGGCCCCAATTCGTCCATAAAAATCGCACGGATCAGATTGTGTTCGAAGCCACCCCACACCGCCGCGCTGCGTGAGCCTTGCGCCATATCGCCGTCAAATGCACGGATAATCTGCAGCACGTTCTCAGCATCAGCCTGCTGTGCCTGTGGTAAAGCTGCAATGCCATCGCGGATCATATTTTGCCACGCTTCAGACCCCCAGAGCTGCTGCACCTTGGCCACCAGAATATCGCGCCGGTCGGCCTGCATGGCTTCCATGCTGGCATAGTCGTGGCCACCGCCGTGCTGCGTCAGCATTTGCATAATGCGCTCGGAGCGTTCCGGGTAATACCAGGAACTGGTCAGGCGCGGGCTGTAATCAGCTGCCACCGTGCGGTTATTACCCGTGCCTGAATAACCGCTTTGCGGATTACGTGAACGCGGTGTATCGGCACCGCCCCAGTAACCCTGCCAGTCGTACTCGCCGGTCCAGCCAGGGCTTGGAAAATGGCCGCTTCCGGCTTTGCGTTTGGGATAATTCCCCGTCACCTGCCAGGCCACATTGTCTTTGTCACCATAAATCACGTTCAGATGAATAAAACCGACACCATTTAATGCCTGCTCAGCCTCATCCATGGTTTTGGCTTTACCCAGATTAAAAAAGGAATCGATGGTGTTATCCGGAAATTGCGCCGTCCAGCTTAATGCCAGACCGAATTCCGAGCTGGCCGGAATGGCGATCATTTCGTGTTTAGGTTTGCCTTTAATTGCGGCATTCAGCAATGGTCCATGGCGTGTGGACTGCACTTCAATAGTGACCGGTTCTGCACCTTTAACCTGAATGGTTTCGCTGCGACTGCTGACCGGATACCACTGTTCCTGATACAGATATTCGGTTTTGCCATCGCGCTCGCGCAATTTCTCCAGAAACACATCCTGGGTATCCGCCATCACCATGGTTTCACCCCAGCCAATATGGCCGTTGTAGCCGGCAACCAGTGCCGGAATGCCCGGCAAGGTAATGCCCACACCGCTGTATTCCGGGCTTTTTACCCCCATCAGCATCCAGGTCGACGGATGCGATA of the Thalassolituus hydrocarboniclasticus genome contains:
- a CDS encoding DNA ligase → MENTIVLTLLLLVSLWPQLVVASELIPPPLMLAKVYNKGIDVSQYYVSEKLDGVRAYWNGRQLLTRSGRPVNAPAWFLSALPKNPLDGELWAGRGQFSFVSGLVRRHQADDEDWMKVKYMVFDLPQMAAPFTERLWVLRTLVAQQANPQLKVLDQTKIGSEQELEKKLQMITAAGGEGLMLRRSQSLYQVARSDDLLKLKLSEDGEAEVVGYVPGEGKYRGALGALVVRTADGREFRLGTGFSDDERFSPPPLGAQVTFSYNGLTEHGLPRFARFVRVRPQE
- the folK gene encoding 2-amino-4-hydroxy-6-hydroxymethyldihydropteridine diphosphokinase, producing MRFYLLGLGSNIDPEQHMLQAREALASLGTLCAQSPVLRSAPVGDTFHFEFKNQLLILSSELLPGPLKQRLQKIEVDLGREPKNPSRKIKDRTIDIDILAMAASAAECRNTPLEESYYRELQQLWHQEENV
- a CDS encoding SDR family oxidoreductase, with the protein product MSKRILITGAGRRLGKVLAEHYLAQGWQVVAHYNSANELAAHPALTCLQANLADSEDIRQLALKLPALGNFDAVIHNASCFVPDAAASDLIAHHEMHQRVHVLAPALISEALNSIWNPGASMVCISDIYADIPNQRFSAYCAAKAGLQNFALSMAQRLAGRVRVNVIQPGPIQFLPEHDEAYRKKVLSQSLIGEELGYSAIVQACDYLLQAEAVTGSVMRVDGGRFVANRYDQTFSS
- a CDS encoding penicillin acylase family protein: MNNKKYKKLSGLRQALFLPFLATTTLLTLTGCGQVFDWISERNLDPAVGVVQVRGLQEDVSIRRDDYGVPFIEAQSLQDLTFGIGYAMAEDRLAQMVSMNLLARGRLAEMTGDIALDMDIYMRTLGIPQIIEERYAALSPELKQHLTGFAAGVNAYINSHRDRLPLELMINDYQPEAWQPANTLGLFVMLNLGVGFNLHEELGFLQLAEKLGVEKAAYLAPIYPDEPIDLAEANKLAAVDLAGAESPVVAVKEQLEYLAAVEQKLKRINGQGIAASNNWGVHKDKTAAGATLIANDTHLLLSHPSTWMLMGVKSPEYSGVGITLPGIPALVAGYNGHIGWGETMVMADTQDVFLEKLRERDGKTEYLYQEQWYPVSSRSETIQVKGAEPVTIEVQSTRHGPLLNAAIKGKPKHEMIAIPASSEFGLALSWTAQFPDNTIDSFFNLGKAKTMDEAEQALNGVGFIHLNVIYGDKDNVAWQVTGNYPKRKAGSGHFPSPGWTGEYDWQGYWGGADTPRSRNPQSGYSGTGNNRTVAADYSPRLTSSWYYPERSERIMQMLTQHGGGHDYASMEAMQADRRDILVAKVQQLWGSEAWQNMIRDGIAALPQAQQADAENVLQIIRAFDGDMAQGSRSAAVWGGFEHNLIRAIFMDELGPEDGQLWQAFLAMNGRAYSGYQDHLLGRTQGSNWAPFWDDINTADNELPGQIIARALAATWPYLQQQLGSDDSQWRWGDLAFYHWQTETTHMLPFLSGLKAAAVESLAEYTDRGPYPAGGNRNTLNVAGYDLGSDYAVWNIPAMRMIVDFSQPEPLNLIVAGGQSGNPASPHYDDGIQLWLSRKNRNLPFNDAEKVRAHFSYERVLHAE